The sequence below is a genomic window from Leisingera sp. M658.
GATGTCGGTCTGACAGATGGTGGCACCTGGGCCAACAACCCGACGGCCATCGCCGTCGTGGAGGCGATTTCGATCCTGGGATGGCAGCCACCTGAAGTTCGGGTTCTGAGCCTCGGGTGCTCTGATGAAATTTACATGCTCCCCGAAGAACCCGGCCTGGCACAGATCAATCTCAAGCTGCTCAACCTTTACACCGACGGGCAGTCTCACGGCGCGCTTGGGATGGCAAAACTGCTCCTAAACCACCCCTATGACGGCGAAAGACTGCATCGTTATTCACCGCCGGTGTCGTCAGGCTTCTTCTCGTTGGACGACACATCGAAGATCAAGCGCCTCAAGGGGCTTGGGGCATCTGCTGCCCGAAATGCCAAACCACACCTGAAGCCCGTGTTCTTCAATGAACCGGCTGACCCCTTTAACCCAGTGTATCGACTAGCGGAGGACGCAGCATGAACACGATTTTCCGGTCCCCGCTGACAGACGGCGACCTTCGCCGCCGCGCCAGTATCTTCACCATCCTGGATGAAATCGGCGAGGCCCTCGACCTGACAGAGACGCAATTCGAACGCGCCCGGCAAAGCTACAACGCGGTTGGAGAGTGGATCTCCGGCTCCGACGACCCAATTCTCGTCAAGACGCTTGTCTACCTGCAGGGATCGAGCGCGCTTGGCACCGCAGTGAAGCCCATTGGGCGCGATGAGTTCGATGTGGATCTCATTTGTTTCTGTGCAGCGGTATCTGTAGGGATCTCCCCTACCCAACTGAAGGCCGCCGTCGGCAACCGCCTGCGTGAACACAAGACCTACGCACCAATCCTGCAGGAAAAGAAACGGTGTTGGCGGCTCGACTATAAAGGGGATTTTCATCTCGATCTGTCCCCGACGATCGCCAACCCCCGCTGCCACAATGACGGCGAGCTGGTTCCTGATCGCAAGCTTCGCGAATGGCATCCTACAAACCCCAGAGCCTACAAAGCAAAGTTCGATGAGCGGGCCGCTCTTAAACCGCGGCTGACGCGCAGGATGGTGGCGATGCAACGCGATCAGGCGACGGTCGAACCTTTCCCTGCATATCAGTCGGCGAAAGGAATTCTTCGGCGCACGGTCCAGCTCCTGAAAAGGCACCGCGATTTGTTCTTTGAGCACAACACGGATGAAATCGCGCCCATCTCGGTGGTCATCACGACCTTGGCGATGAGGGCATACGAATACTGCATCTATCGCCACGTGTTCGAAGATGAACTTGATGTCCTGGTCGAGACTATCCGCATGATGCCTCATTTCATCGAGCGCCCTATCATCGATGGCCAACAGGCATATGCGGTCTGGAACGAGACCACTCAGGGTGAGAATTTCGCTGAGGGCTGGAACAAGGATGCGCGCAAAGCCAAGGCATTCTATGATTGGCACGAGAACGCGCTCGCTGACTTCGAAGCGCTCCGGGACGGCGTTGGTCAGGATACGCTGGCTTTGAATATGCAGCGCTCCTTCGGAGATCGCGTGGCAAACAACGTCCTTGAAAAGCACATCAGCACGGTATCAGGCGCCAGAAAAACGAACAGTCTGCTGGTGGCACCCACCATCGGTTTGACCACCACTAAAGCAGCAGCGGCGACGACGGCCGTCCCCTCCAACACCTTCTTCGGGGATCAGTGATGAAACCGGGCGGAAAACAGGACCTGACACTGGCGCAGCAGCTCCTGTTTCTCCGCTCAAGCGCTGTTGTCGGTGGCACCGGCAGCATCAAGGCTCGAACGCTAACATGGCACACGACCATCCAGCCCACGGCCCTCTCCAGGGCGTACAGCGTCACATTCAAGTACCAAGCCGGACAATCTCCTGATGTCTTTGTAAAGGATCCGGAGCTTACATCATTGGCTGAAGGCAGACTGATCCCGCACGTCTACACAAAGCCGCTGCGTCTTTGTCTCTATCTGCCCAGCACCGGACAATGGGCCGCTTCAAAACGGGTTGACCAGACGATCATTCCCTGGACCTACCTGTGGCTGTTCTATTTTGAGGATTGGCTTGCAACCGACGACTGGAAAGGCGGCGGCCAGCACCCAGGCGAGAGCGCTGAGCAGCAGGACAACCGTCGCGTTCGAAGGAGCCTGACGCGGCTTTAATACAAGCTCTTTTTTGCTCAGAATTGAATGCCAGCAGAGCTAACATTTGTGGCGGTCCACAATTGCGGTAGAACAACAATGCAGATGCCATGGATTATAGGCATGCCTACAGTCTACCTAAGGCTGGTCGCCTGGCGAAGCACAGTCCGGATGCTGCAGCATTTCTGGCGTTTCTGCTGCCTAACAGAACTTGCCTATAGACTTTGAATGACTGTTTTCGGAGATCGGACTAGTTGCTCTCGCAGATGCCGCGAATGACGGCATTCCGCCCGACCTGTGGGTGCTGCCAAGTTGAACGCAGTCGGCAGATCGGGTCTGCTTTGGGCTGCGACTGACGTGCTGCGTCAGCAAAGGGCCGCCCCCAGGGCAATGACGGCTGAGGGCTCGCAGCTGACCTGCGGCGCTGCGGAACAGAAACCTCATGTGGCGTTGACTGAAAGTCGGCTTCCAACGTTTCGCCAGGATCGGCTCGCGCCTGCAGAGAAGGTCCGGTTCCCGCCCGACCTACCCAATAAAAGAGCTAGGGGACGTCATCCCCACGCGCCTGCAATACAATTAGACATAGCGGCGTCCTCAGCTGACGCTTGCTGGCCGCACCAACCCCATCGAATTGTATTGCACTTGCTATCCCCAACCCTCGCCGGGAGCAGGTATTAGAGACGAGCGCCCTGAAGGGCTTCGCTCAAAACCAGTTTTGAAAGAGGGAAATATGTACAGCGTCATCACAGGGCCAAAGGTAAAGCTATGCGGCGCAAAGGCAATGTTCTGTCGCAAAAGGCAGAACTATGTGTCGCCTTACACATGTAAAAAGTGGCGGACCGAGGAGGATTCGAACCCCCGACCCCTTGATTCGTAGTCAAGTACTCTATCCAGCTGAGCTATCGGTCCACTGCGGCGGGGTTTAATCGCAGCACCGTACAGGCGCAACCCCAAAAGAGATCAATGCCCGTATTTCTTACCTGCCTTTCCCGCCAAAGTGCACAGGCCGGTTGAGCACTGCCAGCTTCTGCAACCCCAGCCCGGCTAAATGTGGTATAAGGCAAAAGCTGACGATCTTGCCACTGCCCTTGACCCAAGGGAAGCAACACTTAGAAACGGAAAAAGGGGACAGAAAATGCCGGACCGGCAGTCCGCAGAGTTTCAGCTTAGGCCGCTGGAAGCGGAAGACCTCGCCACAATGGCCGGCTGGTTTCAGAATGTGACCGACCTGGCCTGCTTTGACCGCGCTGCCCGGTCCCCCCTCAGCCTGCCTGCCATTGCACAGGCCTGGATCCCCCCTGCCGGTCCTGCGCCGGATACCAGCAAGTGCTGGTTTGCAATTGTTACAAATACCAATGCATTGTGCGGTATTGCCGGGCTGGAAAGCATCTCCATGGTCAACCGGGACGCCATCATTGCGCTTTTCATTGAGCAGTCCAGACGCCGGCAGGGCATCGGGATCCGGTCGCTTGCGCTGCTTCTCGACTTTGCATTCCGCCAGATCGGGCTAAATCGCATTACATCATATTACCGTGCCGACAATACCCGCAGCGAGGAACTCACCACGCGCGCAGGCTTCGCAACCGAAGGCAGGATGCGGGCAGCCTGGTATGCAGAAGGCCGGTACTTCGACATGATCACTGTAGGCCTCCTCAGGGAGGAATGGGAGGCCGGCCGCAGGGTTCTCGCGCAGGAGCTTGACGCCTGTGTGAAGGCAAGCTTCCACGGCGCGGAGATTACCGGCTGGGCCTGGCCGCCGGGCCCGGAAGACCCGCCCGCAGGCTGACCGGCAGAACAAAAGGGCAGAACCGGCTTCTCCGGCAGTTCTTGCCGACACTCACAGGAGGAGGACAGCTTGTGAGCGGCCAAAGAAAAAAAACAACGGTCCGGCGCCAGCTTGGAGCAGTGCTGTTTGCCGATGTTGTCGGCTATGCCCGGCTTATGGGCAATGACGAAATCGACACATACAGCGCACTTAAATCCCTGCTGGAAGAACTGGAAACAGCATGCAATGCGCATGACGGTCAAGTGGTTGCAGTTCGCGGCGACGGGGTTCTAGCGTTGTTTGAAACAGCGACTAACGCGGTGAAATTCGGTGTCGAACTGCACCGCATTGCAGAGCAGAACAACAGTGCACGGCCAGAAGACCAGCAGCTTCGGTTTCGGGCCGGTGTGCATATGGGCGAAATCCTGGTCGATGACCGCGGCATTCACGGCGACAATGTCAACATTGCCGCCCGGCTGCAGGAAATTGCCGAACCGGGCCGGGTTTTTGTCAGCGGGTCGGTTTATGAACAGATCCGCAACCGGCTACGCTTTGGTTTTGAGTTTCTTGGCCCGCAGCGCCTTAAGAATATCGCGGAACCGGTGCCCTCCTATTGTGTCCGCAGCGAGGTCGCCGGAGCGGCCATGGCCGCCACCCGGCGTCCTCCGGAGGCGCAGCCCGCAGGCCGTCCGCCCCCCGGCATACCATCGGTCGCCGTGCTGCCGTTTGCCAGCCTGAGCGGCGATCAATCCGACAGCTGGTTTGCGGACGGGCTGACAGAAGACATCATCCTGAACCTGTCCAAATTCAAAAATCTCTTTGTCATAGCCCGCAATTCTGCCTTTTTCTTCAAGACCCGTTCGATGCCCCCTCAGGAAGCCGCGCGTGAATTGGGGGTACGCTACGTCGCACGCGGCAGCGTCCGCCGGGCCGGAGCAAGGGTAAGGATCGCCATTGAACTGATTGACGCGGATTCTGGGCGAACGATCTGGGGCGAGCGTTATGACCGGAACATCGACGATATTTTTGCCATCCAGGACGAGGTAACGGATGCAATCGTTGCGGCAACGGCTGTTCTGATCGAAGCCCAGGAACGCAAACGGATGGCGCAGGCAGCACCGGCAGATCTTGCTGCCTATGGCTTTGTTCTGCGCGGGCAGCAGTTTATTTTCCGCTACACCAGGCAGGATAACCGCGAAGCCCAGACCCTGTACGAACGCGCCCTTGCGCGGGATCAGGATTATGCCCGGGCCTCGGCCGCAATATCACGCACCCTGAACATTGATTGGCGCTATTCCTGGGCCAAGGACGCCGAGCACGCGCTGGATACAGCCCTGTCTTATGCCCAAAAAGCGGTGGAGCTGGATCCAACCGATGCCCGTGGTTTCGGTGAGCTGGGATTTGTGCATCTTTACCGGAAAGAGCATGACGCAGCGATCGGCGCTTACCGGCGCGCCCTTGCGCTTAACCCGAATGATGCCGACCTGCTTTCGGACTACGCCGATGCGCTGGCCCATTCCGGTGACAATGAAACAGCCATCGAAAGCCTGCAACAGGCGATGCGGCTGAACCCCTATTTTCCCGATCAATACCTCTGGCACCTGGGCGGCGCCTACTACAACCTCAAGCACTATGAGGCGGTCATAGAAACGCTCACCAAAATGAACAATCCGACCGAGGGACAGCGGATGCTGGCCGCCAGCTATGCGCAGATGGGCAAGATGGAACTGGCCCGGGACATGGCCGCCCGGCACCGCGAAGCACATCCGAATTTTTCATTGGAACGCTGGACCGAGGTGCAGCCTGACCGGCTGGAAGAAGACACCCAGCATTTTGTCGAAGGCCTGAAGAAAGCCGGTTTCTAAAAGGCCGGCCCCCAGGACAGGAACACCAGCCCTTTCCTATCAAGTCACAGCAACCCTCTGCCATATACTCAAGCTCAGTCGCCGGACCCGCGTGCTTTCGCGCCGCTGACCTTGGCGCCGCTGACCTTGGCGCCGCTTACTTTGGCACCACTCACCTTGGCGCCGCTGACCTTGGCGCCGCTTATCGAAGGTCCACCGTCACCGAAATAGACATCCAGCAGCACCTGTTCCAGCCTGCCGGCCATCACATCCATCCGGATCGTGTAATCGGCCTTGTCATAATCCCAAACCCGGATGTCGTTTGCGATCTGATACTCCGCCGAGGCAACACCGGTCACGGAAGGGTTCAGCGGCGCCCGGGACACCTGAACCTGATCGGCAGGCGATTCTGGACCTGTCGCGCTGTCACCGTCGCCATGCACAAGGAAAATCACCGGTTCCGGCAGTTCAAAATAGGTGCCCTCATAGGAAAACCCGTAGATACGGGCGAGATTCGCATCATCGCTTAGCTGGTCGCCAAGCAGGTTGTTTCTGCCCTGGCCTTTTTGCCGCCGTTTTCCCGCCCGGGAAAATTCCTGCTGCCCGGCATCATAATCACCGACCTGCTTCCACAAACCTTGGCGGGGACCGTGAGCAACCTCAAGTATGGTTCCTTTAGGGAATTGCCGCTGATGAACCCAAGGATTTTCGCTTCCCGCTCCAACCTCATAAAGGCCATTTTCAGCCTTGTCATCCTGCGCCATGACCAGAACTTTGTCACCAGCCTTAACAGTTTCGCCGTTTACTTTAGTACCTTCCAATTTTGGCGTCTTGCTAACCGTGCCAACATCAGCCCCCGCAAATTTGGGGACTATTTTCATGTCGTCGATCAAACGCCCAAATAACAACACTTCAGAAAAACTCAGCAAAGACTCGGCCACCGTACACACTCCTGTGGCTATGGAAACAAATCAGGATGACAATTCAAAAAAGGACAGGTCTGGATTTTCTGCAGGTTCTGATGCCTTGAATGTCCCCCTGAGGGGTAAAATAGCACAAAAAGAATAGAATTTGTAGACAATCCGCCTGTCAGCTGCCGGGCACCCGTGTCCGCACGGAATTGGCATGACTGTCCTCATCCGCTTCGGCCAGTCGCGGTCCAGCCTGGGCAAAGCCAATTCCCCGCATGCGGAAGTTGCCTTCTATGATCGAGTGGAAGGCGCCTCCGGTTGTTTCCTGGTCAACAATCAGCAACGCCTTCTCCACTGCCGCATAGGTGAGGTTTTCGGCATCCAGCATGCTCCACGCCTCCGCCAGATAGGCGCCCAGAAAATCGCGGGCTTCCAACAGCGATATGCGGAACCCTTCGGGATCAAGAGCATAACGCGCATCAAACAGCGCCTGCATGACATCGCTGTAATAGGGGGTTTCCTCCAACTGATCAGACAGGTCCTCCATTTCAGGCGTGATCAGATCGTGAACCAGCAGCCGCTCGTGAAAGATATCGACGAGGATATCGAACATCGCCCCCGTCAACGGTTCGGACAGCGCGTGTTCACTGCTCCAGCCGGAAACAAATTCCTGAAGTGTGCGGGTATTCGCTGCCATCCGGATTTGCGCGCTTCCGGCAAGTTCGGCAAAGCGGTTCAACTGATTGAACGTGTAAAGATTGCCCCTCGTGTTCTCCAGCAGTTCCTCCACAACCGATCCAAAGTGCAGCGAGGCTATCAGCGCCACCATATCAGCTGCAGATTCGTGAAACCCAAAGTATTCGCCCGGCACATCGTCCGAGACCGGCATGCCTGCGACACTGTAGATGATGGCGTGGCCGATCTCGTGGGCGACCACATCAAAGTTCAGGCTGTAGGCGCGGTATTCGCCGCCATGCTCCCAGGTGCCGCCGGTTTCCAGAAACCCCCAGCCAATATGCGCGTTGTCCAGGCTAGGCAGCAGCGACAGCTCCAGCCGGTCATAGTCGCGCGCAAAATGCCAGGGGATCGGGTGCCCGAAATACGCCTCCCACACATCCAGCGTGAAATGGGCGGCGGCAAACAAATGCGCGGCCTCAAAACCGGGATCTGAAGGCAGAACATGCGTAAAGTGGCCATCTTCATCCGGCGCCGGCGGTTCCTGGACCTCTCCATGCCAAGGCGGCAGGTACATGCCCGGTCCCGACGGGCCAGGAACGATGGCCCCAAACGGAATGGTTTTGCCCAAAGGGTTGACCGCATACATCCGCGGTCCCGACGGCCCCGGCCCGATAGTACCGGGCGGCGCCGAAATCTCGACCAGTTCCGGTTCCGGGTCCGCAGTCCGGAACGGAGATTGCGGAAACAGGAGAAACCGGGTTCCCGGCGCTTCTTCAGCCATCTCAAACGTGTCGTCCATATGCCCTCCAATTCTGCGGAGGTTTCACCGTATTTTCCCTGCCTGGTCCCTGCTTTCCGGTGCAGACTGTGTTTTTCCCTTTTGATGATACATGAATTCACGCCGGATCAGCGCATAGAATTCATCAAGGTCTTTAAGGCCGATACCCGAGGCATACTTATCCAGGTCATCCGGAACTTCCCGCTGCAGGCGTGTTTCAAAGTACCAGAGGGTCAACCGCACCCGGTTCTGGTCAGGCTGGTTGCTGCGCGGCTGATTTTGTTCAGCCAGCCACTGCGACTTGGAAATTGCACGGGATTTCAGCTGCGCATAAGCGCCTGACTGCCGGAGCTCTGCCAGTAAATGCAGATCCAGCTGTTCGCCCAAGGCATTCACGGCGGTGCCAGCCAGCGTTGTTCCTTCAAGCAGCGCTTCATACCCGTCAGCCGTCAGCCTGTTTTCAGCCAGCCACTGTTTAAGGTCGGCGCTGCGGAAAAGCCTGAGTGTTTTCCGGTGGCTATTCAATTGTTCCAATATCTCTTGCCGGTCCGCGCGCAGATCTTTTCGTCTGGCAGTCTCCAGCGCCAAACAGCGCACTGCAGCGCGGGTCCGGAATAGACCAAAGCGCTCCGGCTCCAGGCGCAACTCATCCAGCACCTGCAGGTCCGCGTCCGGCAGACTGTAGTCCTCCGCCTCGATCCGCCGCACCAAACCCTGCCAGGCAAGCGAGCGTTCAACTTTCTCAGGCGGAACGGGAACGGTCTTGCCCCCTGTCTCCATAAAGGCCGCCATACGGATCAGCATCTTCTGCGCGTCCTCGCGCTTGGCGTCCACCCGCCCGGTTTCAAGCCAGACCGAAAACTTGCCAAGCCAGGATGCATCCGCAAGTCCCGCAAGGATCTGTTCCCAGGTCCTGTCGTGGTAAAACAGTTGCTTGGCCGTTCTGAGAAGTTTCGCAGCCTGATCCGCTTCCAGTACCGTATCAGTTACCGCGCGCGCCACGGTTGCCCGGATCGAGACCATCGGCTCACTCAGCGGTGCAAAGCCCAATTCCGCCGGACTGTGCAGGACGGCAACTTCATCATCGTCGCAAATCTCACCAGCAGCATAGGCTTCATAGATGTCCCCGACGCCAACCATCCCGAACGCAGACAGCTCAGCCGCCCGCAGCGCCCCCATGCTGGCGCTGCCGAACACTGCGATCCCCTGCTCCAGCGCCCACAGGATTTCCTTGTGCCAGACCGAGGGCACACCTTCGAAGTACCCGTCAATCAAGCCGATGACAGATGCACCTTGACGGGCGGCCCGGTAAACATCGCCTTGACCAGCTGGCGGCAGAACAGTGGCATTCAGCAGGTTCAAGACCTCCTCAGCGCTGATTGTCGGGCCCGTGAAAACAACCGCCGTCAAATCTGCGCCTCCGTTGCCCTCAGTGCCCGCGGGCCTGCAATGAAATCCGGATCGTCATGCGGCGCCTCCAGTCCCGGGATCACCGCGCGCACCACAGAAATGCCCAGACCCGGGCGCGACAAATCAACCGTCAGAACTTGCTCCATCCCTGCATCCCCCAGCTGGTTCAGGAGCCATGCCAGGTCATCTTCGAAGGACGGCGATGAATAGGACGGGCAATCTTGCAGCCGGTCCACCGGTTCGGTTCGAGCCAACAATGCCCGGACATATTGCGCGCGTTCTGCCGACGCCTTAGGGGTAAACTCATCCGGGTCCAGATCGTCGCGCGCGCCGGATATATAGGTCAGCCGCGTCTGAGCCGCCTCGGTCAGCGCCCTTAGCAAGGCAATGGCCCGGTCCGGGTGGCAGCCGCTGCCAATGCCGATATGACCGGGCCGGCTGCCGGCTTCGCAAATCATGCAATGAAACGCCGCCACCCCGGTGTCTGTCGCGATGCTCCAGATGCCGGCGTCCAATCCTGCTGCAGCAAACCGTTCCAGCGCCGCACGGCAACGCGGATCGTCTATAGTTTCGGGATTGATACGCGGGCCCGGCGGTGCATGATGCCACAGTGTGATCGCATCCCTTTCAATCAATTCGCAAATCGCGTGGCAGGCGGCTTCTTCCAAGCTGTTGCCGGACGCAAGACCGTTGGTAGTGCGCGGAAACGCCCCCTGTCCGCCGCAGGGCCGGGCGGTGTAGTCGGTATCCACCATTTCATAAGGCAACCAATGCGGCTGGCCTGACGCAAGATCCTCCCCCTCGATCCACAGCATCGGATGGCAGGGATCAAAGTTCCCGCCGGTCACACGGGGCAGCCGCTCAACATCCGCAACCAATGCGTCTTGCCGCAAGTCGTGATAGCTGGCCGCCCGCAAGGGCAGTGTGATCCGTTCCGCGTGCCAGGTCTCAATCGCTTCCATCACGCCCGAGGCCTGCGCCGCTTCCAGCGTCAGCCCCTTGCCCAGCGCTACCGCGACTGAACGGGAATTGGGCCGCGTCACCATCACGGTGGGCAGGCCAACCCGGTCCAGCCCGGTCAGATTGGCGATGCGGGTGATGCCCATACCGGCAAGATGCGGCCGGACTGCAGCCAGCGTCTGCGCCGGATCGCACAGCCGGTGGGTATCCAGAACATATCCCTTCTGCTGCGCCGTTGGCATAGGGCAGACCTCATTGTCACGACCGCCACAGAACGTCTGATAGCCGCCTGGTGGTATCCCGCAGTATTGAAAGAAGGATGGTAGATCACACGCCGCCGGTCAACAGACCTGCCGCCTGCCGGTCCAGCGCTGCCGCAGCACCGTCACCGCTGGGGAAGAAAATCAAACACCGGCACAAAACTAGCCGGTGCCAGGGATTGCTCCAGCATGTCCCCGCGCAGCGAATTCTGATCAAAGATCTGGATTTTCGGCCCGGCATGCTTGACTTGCAGCTTTCCCTCGATCGCACGAACAGCCATTTCCACAGCCAGCCGCCCTTGCAGCACAGGGAAATCCGTGGGGGCTGCAATGATCCGGTCACGCAGAACACCCCGGTAGACAGCATGGGTCATGTAGTCAGACACAACCAGAACCTTCCCCTGCAAACCACGGGCACGCAGGACCGACACCGCAGCCTCGGCAGCCGGCGCAGACCCGGCGATATAGTCCAGATCCGGCGCCTCATCCAAAGCCTCCTCGACGAGGCGGACTTGAATCTCCCGGCCGGTGTCTCCGTATTTCGTCACCGCGACCACCGCCGAACTTTCCGTCAGCGCCGCGCGGAACCCTTGCTCAACAAATTTCACCCAGCCCGCATTCTCCGGACCCGGAAACCAGGCCACTTTCACCGGCGGCGCGCCTTTGGGGTGCCGCGCCGCGATGATACGTCCGGCCACTGCGCCCATTTCCGTCCAGGACACACCGACCTTGGCAGTGATTCCCGCATCGGCGATGTCATTCACTGCTGCAATTACCGGAACTTTCGCCGAAATCCGCTCCACCATTCCGGTCAGCCCCGCAAAAGAGACCGTCCCCAGGATCAGAGCATCTGCCCCCGCCTCCACACAGTCTTCGGCCTGGCGGATCTGCCGCTGCAAGTTCGGATACCCGCCAGCCTCAACCAGTTTAAAGGAAACCCCCAGCCGTTCAGCCTCAGCCACCATTCCGTAGTTGACGCTCAGCCAATAGGCATCCTTCAAATGCGGATACGCAATACACAGCCGCCACAT
It includes:
- a CDS encoding GNAT family N-acetyltransferase — its product is MPDRQSAEFQLRPLEAEDLATMAGWFQNVTDLACFDRAARSPLSLPAIAQAWIPPAGPAPDTSKCWFAIVTNTNALCGIAGLESISMVNRDAIIALFIEQSRRRQGIGIRSLALLLDFAFRQIGLNRITSYYRADNTRSEELTTRAGFATEGRMRAAWYAEGRYFDMITVGLLREEWEAGRRVLAQELDACVKASFHGAEITGWAWPPGPEDPPAG
- a CDS encoding TfuA-like protein; this encodes MTAVVFTGPTISAEEVLNLLNATVLPPAGQGDVYRAARQGASVIGLIDGYFEGVPSVWHKEILWALEQGIAVFGSASMGALRAAELSAFGMVGVGDIYEAYAAGEICDDDEVAVLHSPAELGFAPLSEPMVSIRATVARAVTDTVLEADQAAKLLRTAKQLFYHDRTWEQILAGLADASWLGKFSVWLETGRVDAKREDAQKMLIRMAAFMETGGKTVPVPPEKVERSLAWQGLVRRIEAEDYSLPDADLQVLDELRLEPERFGLFRTRAAVRCLALETARRKDLRADRQEILEQLNSHRKTLRLFRSADLKQWLAENRLTADGYEALLEGTTLAGTAVNALGEQLDLHLLAELRQSGAYAQLKSRAISKSQWLAEQNQPRSNQPDQNRVRLTLWYFETRLQREVPDDLDKYASGIGLKDLDEFYALIRREFMYHQKGKTQSAPESRDQAGKIR
- the torT gene encoding TMAO reductase system periplasmic protein TorT, encoding MRALWFLFFSGLCTAAAADSWRLQVPQTPFDYESGYETADYQPLERAAQMWRLCIAYPHLKDAYWLSVNYGMVAEAERLGVSFKLVEAGGYPNLQRQIRQAEDCVEAGADALILGTVSFAGLTGMVERISAKVPVIAAVNDIADAGITAKVGVSWTEMGAVAGRIIAARHPKGAPPVKVAWFPGPENAGWVKFVEQGFRAALTESSAVVAVTKYGDTGREIQVRLVEEALDEAPDLDYIAGSAPAAEAAVSVLRARGLQGKVLVVSDYMTHAVYRGVLRDRIIAAPTDFPVLQGRLAVEMAVRAIEGKLQVKHAGPKIQIFDQNSLRGDMLEQSLAPASFVPVFDFLPQR
- a CDS encoding YcaO-like family protein, translating into MPTAQQKGYVLDTHRLCDPAQTLAAVRPHLAGMGITRIANLTGLDRVGLPTVMVTRPNSRSVAVALGKGLTLEAAQASGVMEAIETWHAERITLPLRAASYHDLRQDALVADVERLPRVTGGNFDPCHPMLWIEGEDLASGQPHWLPYEMVDTDYTARPCGGQGAFPRTTNGLASGNSLEEAACHAICELIERDAITLWHHAPPGPRINPETIDDPRCRAALERFAAAGLDAGIWSIATDTGVAAFHCMICEAGSRPGHIGIGSGCHPDRAIALLRALTEAAQTRLTYISGARDDLDPDEFTPKASAERAQYVRALLARTEPVDRLQDCPSYSSPSFEDDLAWLLNQLGDAGMEQVLTVDLSRPGLGISVVRAVIPGLEAPHDDPDFIAGPRALRATEAQI
- a CDS encoding nucleotidyltransferase, encoding MNTIFRSPLTDGDLRRRASIFTILDEIGEALDLTETQFERARQSYNAVGEWISGSDDPILVKTLVYLQGSSALGTAVKPIGRDEFDVDLICFCAAVSVGISPTQLKAAVGNRLREHKTYAPILQEKKRCWRLDYKGDFHLDLSPTIANPRCHNDGELVPDRKLREWHPTNPRAYKAKFDERAALKPRLTRRMVAMQRDQATVEPFPAYQSAKGILRRTVQLLKRHRDLFFEHNTDEIAPISVVITTLAMRAYEYCIYRHVFEDELDVLVETIRMMPHFIERPIIDGQQAYAVWNETTQGENFAEGWNKDARKAKAFYDWHENALADFEALRDGVGQDTLALNMQRSFGDRVANNVLEKHISTVSGARKTNSLLVAPTIGLTTTKAAAATTAVPSNTFFGDQ
- a CDS encoding adenylate/guanylate cyclase domain-containing protein; the protein is MSGQRKKTTVRRQLGAVLFADVVGYARLMGNDEIDTYSALKSLLEELETACNAHDGQVVAVRGDGVLALFETATNAVKFGVELHRIAEQNNSARPEDQQLRFRAGVHMGEILVDDRGIHGDNVNIAARLQEIAEPGRVFVSGSVYEQIRNRLRFGFEFLGPQRLKNIAEPVPSYCVRSEVAGAAMAATRRPPEAQPAGRPPPGIPSVAVLPFASLSGDQSDSWFADGLTEDIILNLSKFKNLFVIARNSAFFFKTRSMPPQEAARELGVRYVARGSVRRAGARVRIAIELIDADSGRTIWGERYDRNIDDIFAIQDEVTDAIVAATAVLIEAQERKRMAQAAPADLAAYGFVLRGQQFIFRYTRQDNREAQTLYERALARDQDYARASAAISRTLNIDWRYSWAKDAEHALDTALSYAQKAVELDPTDARGFGELGFVHLYRKEHDAAIGAYRRALALNPNDADLLSDYADALAHSGDNETAIESLQQAMRLNPYFPDQYLWHLGGAYYNLKHYEAVIETLTKMNNPTEGQRMLAASYAQMGKMELARDMAARHREAHPNFSLERWTEVQPDRLEEDTQHFVEGLKKAGF